AAGGCCACGGCGCTGCTGATGACCAAGATCGAAGCACTGCTGGCGGACAAGGACGGGTTCGTGCCGTGGTCCTACGCCAGCGCGATCCTCAAGAGGATGTACCGCGTGGAGCGCCTGGAGTGGGCGACCCCCACGCAGTTGCGTGGCGTCATCACCGCCCTGAGCAAGGGCGGCAAGCGTAAGGGCGGTCAGACGGCCCTGGGCGAGGACGGCAGGGTCTACAAGCGCGTGTGGCGCGGCAACCAGTGGAAGTGGGAACCCCAGGAGGACGCGAGGGCATGAGCCTCGACCCTCAGGACATGACGCACTGGCCCTCGGGCCTGCGCGACGTGGGCGAGATCATCGGCCCGCGCGCGGCGTTGGCGCTGGCCCGCATGGCCGGGGGCGTGAGCTACTATATCCCCAAGCAGCCGACCGAGGGGCATCCGTTTGTGGGCGTCATTGGGGCCGAGGCGTTCGCCGCCCTGTGCGGCGTCTACGGCGGCGACGAACTGACCGTGCCCAGGGGCGAGTGCGACGGGGCCAAGAAGCGCGAGATACTGCGCCTGCTGGCCGAGGGGTTGCCGCAGCGCCGCATCGCCCTGGCCACCGGCGCAACGCAGCGCTACGTCGAGATGCTGGCGGCGCAAGCCCGTCGTGACCAGCCCCAGCCCCGCCTGCCCGGTCTGTAGTGACAAGCCGCAGCCCCTTGTGGCAGAGAAGGGGAAATTTCGCATGGGCGGCCCAGGAATTCCTGGGCCGCCCTTCCTTTTGCCCCCGAACTCTTCGGGGTGCTCTCCGGCCCGCAACGTCGCTACATCCTTTGTGCAATACAGGAGGTTTGTACAATGGATGCGAAGCTGGTGCGTTTTCACGACGGCAAGGACGCCGGAATTATCGGTGTGCTCACTCTGACCGGCGAGGACGGCAGACCGCGCGGTGTGGCCCACACCCTGGAAAAGCCGTGGCGGGGCAACCGGCCCAACGAGAGCTGCATCCCGCCCGGTGTCTACACCTGCACGAGCAGGACTTCCCAAAAATTCGGCCAGACCTTCGAGGTCCGGGACGTACCCGGCAGGACTGACATCCTGTTCCACCGGGGCAACTTCGTGGAGGATACCCAGGGCTGCATCCTCGTGGGGGCCTGGGAGCCCGGCGCGAACATCGTAATCAACTCTAAGGTGCAGATGGCCAAGTTCCGGGAAGCCTTCGGTGGTGTGTCCGAATTCCGACTGACGATCATCGACCTGACCCCGGCAGGCATGGTCGGGTAGGTATGGCCAGGAAGTGCCCCCAATGCCGCGTTCTGCGTCCTCTCGAGGTGTTTCGCACGGCCAGAGGCTACATCTGCGGGACGTGCGCTTGGTGCCGAAAGCAGATTACGGACGCGGCGATCCAAGAACGGGCCGACCTGCTGAGGGCGGCGCACACAAGGAGGAAGACCGAGTGAGTCTCATTGGCAAAATCGGGAAGAATCTGTTGCGCCTGATTCCGGGCGTTGGGCAGGTCGTGACCGTGGTGGACACCGTGGCGGACATCGCCGGGGCCATTGGCGGAGAGACCGGGGCAAAAATCAAACAGGGTGTCGATCTGGTCACCGAGGGCCTGCGCGAAGCCGAAGCCCAAGCGCCCAGCATGACGCCCGAGCAGCGCTTGGCCCTGGAACAGGCTGGTCAGCGGCACGCGGAACGGATGCGTGAGCTGGACCTGGATGACATGCAGGGTGGGCGCGACCTGTCCAAGGCCGAGATCGCCAGCTCCGACGAGTACGTGCGCCGCACCAGGCCCAAGCTGCTGCGCTGGGTTGCGGGAGGCTATCTGGCCCTGTGCGGCCTGGCCCTGCCCCTGGTGGTGGCCGCCGCCGTGTGGGGCGACCTGGGCGACGCCGAGGCGGACCTGCTGGTGTATGTGGTCTGCTGGCTGATCGCCAGCGTGGGCACCATGCTGGCGGCCATGTACCGCAGCTACACCGGCAACCGCACCGCCGAGAAGATGGCCGACATCGGTCAGGCCCCCGAGGGGCTCCTGGACAAACTGGCTAAGCTCAGGGGCTCCGGGAGGTAAGCGTGGAACTGAATCTGGAAGTGGCCGAATTCGTACTGCGCATAGTGCAGGTACTGGTGGTCCCCCTGTTGGGCTGGCTCGGCAAGATCGTGTTGGACCTGCGACGGGAAGTCACGGAGCTGCGGGGCCGGGTCCGAACCAACGAAGACCTCCTCAAGGAACTGCCCGGCAACGGGGAGTGGCACAACCTCTCGTTGTCCATTGAGGGGTTGCGCGGTGACATCAAGCGGGTCGACGCTAAGATAGACGGTGTAGATCGGGTCATCGGCAAGATGGACCGTGTACTGGACCGCCAGGAGGACTACCTGCTGAATTGCGGGAGCAAGAAATGAGCTATGAGAAGTATCTCGTCGAACACCTGCGGATCACTATTCTGCGCCTGCTGCTGGAGCAGACGGATTACACCCTGAACGAGAGTCTGATCGCGGACATGTCCACGGAATACGGCTTCTCGCCGTCCAGGGACCGCGTCCGGAACGAACTGTACTGGCTCCGGGAACAGGGCTTGGTCGAGCTGCGGGAGCCGAGTGGTCTGGCGGTGGCCACGCTCACCGAGCGCGGGGCCGATGTCGCCGCCGGTCGTGCCCTCGCACCGGGCATCAAGCGCCCCTCGCCGGGGAGGTAGGCCATGGCCCGCAAAAAGCGTCCGGGCCGGGGGCGTCCATCGACCATCGACCAACTCCCCGAGGATCTGCGCGTCGAGTTGAACGCTGCCCTACGGGATCGGCGCCTTACACAGCGCGAGATCGTGGAGCATCTCAACGGGCTGCTCCAGGAGCGCGGGCTGGACACCGTCAGCCGCAGCGCGGTCAACCGCTATGCCGTGCAGATCGAAGAGAAGGGCGGCCTGCTGCGCGAGGCGCGGGAAGCCGCCAACGCCATCGTCGGGCGCATCGAAGAAACCGGGGGAGCGGACGTGGGCCGTGCCGTCACGGAATTGGTGAAGAGTCTGACCTTCGACATCGTTGTCAAGGCCAACTCCGAAGGCGAAGATCGCGTCAGCCTGGACACCCTGAAGCAGTTGGCCACGATCTCCGAGCGCATCGAGCGCGCCTCCAAGCTGGGCCTGGACCGTGAGCTGAAGATCATCGAACGCGTGGAGGCGGAAACCAAGCAGGCCGCCGCCGAGGCCGTGGAGAACGCGGGCCGGGAGAAGGGCCTGACCAAGGACACCGTGGAGGCCATCAAGGCGAAGATCCTGGGGGTGCGGGTTGAGCGACGCGACCGGTAAAGGCATCACCCAGGAGGAGTGGGCGGCCCAACTGGCCGACGCCATGGCCGAGGTTTCCAAGGGTAACGGCGTCACCCAGGCGGAATGGGCGACCCTGCGCGCCGCCTCCCGCCAGGCATTCCCCTTTGGGGTGGAAAGCCTGGATATGCTGGATGTGCTCTTGGAGTACCAGCAGAGCGTGCACAGCCTGCTGGATATCTCCCCGGTGGTCGGCATTGAAAAAAGCCGCCGCACCGGTATCACGTGGGGGGTCGGCTCGGTGGCGGTGCTGACCAGCGCCGCCGCACGTTCGGCGGGGGGCATGGACACCCTCTACATCGGCTACAACTTGGACATGGCCAGAGAGTTCATCGACGTCTGCGCCATGTGGGCTAAGGCGTTCAACCGCGCCGCGAGCACGGTGGAGGAGTTCGTCTTCTTCGGCAACAGCGAAGGCGACAAGGACATCAAGGCGTTCCGCATCTCTTTCGTCAGCGGCTACGAGATCGTGGCCTTGTCCTCGCGCCCGCGCTCTCTGCGCGGTCGCCAGGGCCTGGTCATCATCGACGAGGCCGCGTTCCATGACGATCTGCCCGAGCTGCTCAAGGCAGCCATGGCGCTGCTCATCTGGGGTGGGAAGGTGCTCGTCATTTCCACTCACGACGGCGAGGCCAACGCCTTCAACCAGTTTTGCCGCGACATTGAAAGCGGGAGACAGCCCGGCAAGCTGATGCGCCTGGACTTCGACCAGGCGCTACGCCAGGGGCTGTACCAGCGCATCTGCCTGGTCACGGGAAAGGAGTGGTCGCCCGAGGCCGAGGCGGCTTGGCGCGAGGAGATCATCGCCTTCTACGGCGAGAATGCGGCGGAAGAGCTGTTCGTGGTGCCCTCCAAGGGCGGCGGGGCCTACCTGCCGCGCGTGCTGGTGGAGTCCAGGGCTGAGGTGGGCATTCCCGTCCTCCGGCTGGAGATGGACGACGCCTTCACCTTCCGCCCCAAGTGGGAGCGTGAGCGCGTCATTGAGGACTGGTGCAATGAGCATTTGAATCCCTGTTTAAACGCCATGGATCCGACCTTTGAATCCGTCTTCGGCCAGGACTTCGCCCGCAACGTCGACCTGTCCTGCCTCTGGCCCGCACAGATCACGCGCCAGCTGGTGCGTCGCCCGCCGTTCGTCCTGGAGATGCGCAACATCCCCTTCGAGCAGCAGCGTCAGATTCTGTTCTTCGTGGTGGATCGCCTGCCGCGATTCCGGGCCGGGGCGCTGGACGCCACCGGCAACGGCGGCTACCTGGCCGAGGTCGCCGCCCAGCGGTACGGCCCGGGACGCATCGCCCAGGTTCATCTGTCGCAGACCTGGTACGCCGAGTACATGCCCAAGCTGAAGGCGGCCTTCGTCGACGGCACGACCACAACCCCCAGGGACAACGATGTGGTCAACGATCACAGTGCCGTGATGCTCGTGCGTGGCATCCCCATGGTACCGCGCGAGAGCAACAGCGGGGACCACAAGGCCAGGCGTCACGGCGACAGCGCCATCGCCCATGTCCTGTGCTGGAGCGCCAGTCTCATGGACGTCGCGCCCGTGGAGTTTCTCCTGGGGCAGGACGCGGATCACGCCGAGCTGTTCCGCCGCAGCAGGGGGAACGAATTTAACATGAACGCCGGGACCGGCATAGACTGGAGCACGTTCGATGCCTGACACCAAGCCCGACTTGGCGGAGTACTCCGCCGCAGGAAGCGACAACCTGTTCAGCGGCTACGCCGCCGAGATCCTGCCCAACGAGGACCGCGTCCTGACGTCCCTGGGGGGCGATCTTCAGGAGTATGCCAAGCTGCTGCGCGACGAGCAGGTGCAGTCCGGCATGCAGCAGCGCCGGGACGCGGTGATCGCCTGCGAGTTGGAGGTGGTGCCGGGCGGCAACGGCAAGCGGGACAAGATGGCGGCGGACGCTCTCAAGGAGATGCTGGCCGCCCTGGCTTTCGACCGCAAGACCAGGATGATGCTCATGGGCGTGTACTACGGCTACGCCGTGGCCGAGTGCATATGGGGCCGGGACGGCAAGTCCGTGGTTCTGGAGGAGATCAAGGTGCGCAAGCCGTGGCGGTTCGGCTTCGACCGCGACGGCGGGTTGAGGCTGCTCAAGGCTGGGCACCCCTCGGGCCTGGTCATGCCCGACCGCAAGTTCTGGACGTTCAGCGCGGGCGCCGATGATGACGATTCCCCATACGGGCGCGGTCTGGCGCACTTCCTGTGGTGGCCGGTGTTCCTCAAGCGCAACGGGGCGAAGTTCTGGGCGCAGTTCCTGGATCGCTTCGGCAGCCCGCACACCAAGGCCACCTATCCTGCCAACGCCACGGACGAGCAGAAGCGCACAGCCATGGAGGCCGCCAAGGCGTTGCGCTCCGGCGGAGTCACAGCCTTCCCGGACGGCTTCGACGTGGCCCTGGTGGAGGCCACGGGCAACGGCAAGGGCAACTACGAGGGGTTTTTGAAGTATTGGGATAGCGCCATCTCCAAGGTCATCCTGTCCCAGACGGCGACCACCGAGGCGGGTCCGTACGTAGGCACGGCCAACGTCCACGGGCAGGTGCGCCGCGAGGTCATCAAGAGCGATGCCGACCTGTGCTGCGAATCGTTCAACGGCGGGGTGGCGCGGTGGTTGACCGAGTGGAACTACCCGGGGGCCGTGCCGCCGCAGATCTGGCGCGTCAACCAGGATGTCGAGAAGGACAAGGCCGTCATCGAGCGCGACGAGAAGCTCTACTCCATCGGCCTGGAGCTGACCGACGACGCCGTGCGCGAACGCTACGGCGACGGCTACCGCCGCCGGGCCGTCCTCGCCGGAGAGGCCGGGGCATCCTTCGCCGAGGCGGGCGACGCCCACGCGGATCCCGACGACGCGGAGCTGCTGGCCGAGCAGTTGGACGTGGTCTCGGCCCCGTCCATGCAGGCCGTGGTCGACCGCGTCCGCCAGCTCGTCATGTCCCCGGACGTGGTCTCCCTGGATGAACTGGGGCAGTGCCTGGTGGAGCTGTACCCGGAGCTGGACATGAGCGACCTGGCCAGCCTGCTGGCGGACGCCATGGCTTTGTCCGAACTCCAGGGAATGGACGCGCTCAATGAGCGACGCTAAGGCCAAGGGCACCCCGTTTCGGGAGGCCATCGACTACTTCCGCGACAAGGTCCGCCTCCCGACCAGGCACTGGACGGACGTCTACGAGGAGGCCCATGCCCGGGCCTTCGTCGTGGCTGGGGCAGTCAAGGACGATCTGCTGGCCGACTTCCAGCGGTCCATCGCCCGGGCCAGTGAGGAGGGGCGG
This region of Desulfocurvus vexinensis DSM 17965 genomic DNA includes:
- a CDS encoding gp16 family protein, coding for MRRGKDYRNALIRKIQVARREMPGLDDDVTYRAVLERVTGKDSLRAMNLTQLDQVIHEFHALGWGKPPRAKASRDTHGLPKNFPPKPDPKATALLMTKIEALLADKDGFVPWSYASAILKRMYRVERLEWATPTQLRGVITALSKGGKRKGGQTALGEDGRVYKRVWRGNQWKWEPQEDARA
- a CDS encoding DUF5675 family protein, which produces MRFHDGKDAGIIGVLTLTGEDGRPRGVAHTLEKPWRGNRPNESCIPPGVYTCTSRTSQKFGQTFEVRDVPGRTDILFHRGNFVEDTQGCILVGAWEPGANIVINSKVQMAKFREAFGGVSEFRLTIIDLTPAGMVG
- a CDS encoding 3TM-type holin translates to MSLIGKIGKNLLRLIPGVGQVVTVVDTVADIAGAIGGETGAKIKQGVDLVTEGLREAEAQAPSMTPEQRLALEQAGQRHAERMRELDLDDMQGGRDLSKAEIASSDEYVRRTRPKLLRWVAGGYLALCGLALPLVVAAAVWGDLGDAEADLLVYVVCWLIASVGTMLAAMYRSYTGNRTAEKMADIGQAPEGLLDKLAKLRGSGR
- a CDS encoding DUF2730 family protein, coding for MELNLEVAEFVLRIVQVLVVPLLGWLGKIVLDLRREVTELRGRVRTNEDLLKELPGNGEWHNLSLSIEGLRGDIKRVDAKIDGVDRVIGKMDRVLDRQEDYLLNCGSKK
- a CDS encoding DUF3486 family protein — its product is MARKKRPGRGRPSTIDQLPEDLRVELNAALRDRRLTQREIVEHLNGLLQERGLDTVSRSAVNRYAVQIEEKGGLLREAREAANAIVGRIEETGGADVGRAVTELVKSLTFDIVVKANSEGEDRVSLDTLKQLATISERIERASKLGLDRELKIIERVEAETKQAAAEAVENAGREKGLTKDTVEAIKAKILGVRVERRDR
- a CDS encoding DUF935 domain-containing protein, with translation MPDTKPDLAEYSAAGSDNLFSGYAAEILPNEDRVLTSLGGDLQEYAKLLRDEQVQSGMQQRRDAVIACELEVVPGGNGKRDKMAADALKEMLAALAFDRKTRMMLMGVYYGYAVAECIWGRDGKSVVLEEIKVRKPWRFGFDRDGGLRLLKAGHPSGLVMPDRKFWTFSAGADDDDSPYGRGLAHFLWWPVFLKRNGAKFWAQFLDRFGSPHTKATYPANATDEQKRTAMEAAKALRSGGVTAFPDGFDVALVEATGNGKGNYEGFLKYWDSAISKVILSQTATTEAGPYVGTANVHGQVRREVIKSDADLCCESFNGGVARWLTEWNYPGAVPPQIWRVNQDVEKDKAVIERDEKLYSIGLELTDDAVRERYGDGYRRRAVLAGEAGASFAEAGDAHADPDDAELLAEQLDVVSAPSMQAVVDRVRQLVMSPDVVSLDELGQCLVELYPELDMSDLASLLADAMALSELQGMDALNERR